In Thermoanaerobaculia bacterium, the sequence ACCGCCGGAAGCGCGCCCCTCCGCCGTTCCCGCCGGTGGCTCTGGGTGGCCGTCGGGGTGGGCGTCGCCTTCGCCGCGTGGCTGGCCTTCCGGGGCTCGGGACGGAAAGGCGACCGATCGGTGGCTTCGCCCGGAGCCAAAGGGGCATCCCGAACGATTCCCGTGACCGCCGTGCCGGCCGCGGCCGGGAATCTCGCCGTCTACCTGAACGGGCTCGGAACGGTGACCGCCCTCAATACCGTCACGGTCCGCACGCGCGTGGACGGGCAGCTGGTCGACGTGGCGTTCCGCGAAGGCCAGATCGTCCGCCGCGGCGATCTCCTCGCGCGGATCGACCCCCGCCCGTTCGAGGTCCAGCTCGCGCAGGCGGAGGGGCAGAAAGCCAAGGACCGGGCCGCCCTCGAGAACGCGCGAGTCGATCTGAAACGGTACGAGGTCCTCGCCGCCCAGGACGCGATTCCCCGGCAGCAGCTCGACACCCAGGTCGCGACGGTCCACCAGGACGAAGCGTCGGTCGCGAGCGATCAGGGGCAGGTCGACGCCGCGAAGCTGAATCTGACGTACAGCCGGATCACCGCGCCGATCGGCGGACGGGTCGGCCTGCGGCTCGTCGACCCCGGGAATATCGTCCACGCGGGCGACGCGAACGGGCTCCTCGTGATCACGCAGCTCGAGCCGATCGCCGCCGTTTTCACGATCCCGTCCGATCAGCTTCCGCCGGTGCTCGCGAAGAAGCGCGCGGGAGACTCGCTCGAGGTGGACGCCTGGGATCGGGAGATGAAGACGAAGCTCGCCGCCGGGACCCTCTCGGCGATCGACAACCAGATCGACACCTCGACCGGCACGGTCAAGCTCAAGGCGGAGTTTCCGAACTCCGACGGCGCCCTCTTCCCGAACCAGTTCGTCAACGCGCGCCTGCTCCTCGACACCCTCAGGAACACGACCCTCGTTCCCGCCGCCGCCGTCCAGCGGAGCTCCGAGTCGACCTTCGTCTGGGTCGTGCGCCCCGATTCGTCCGTGGAGATGCGTCCCGTGCAGGTCGTCTGGACGGAGGGGGACGAGACGGCGGTTTCCCGCGGCCTCGCGCCGGGGGAACCGGTCGTCGTCGAAGGGATCGACAACCTCCAGCCCGGCGCGAAGGTGGCGGTCGTCCGCCCGGGAGCGCCCGCTCCTGCCGCGAAAGCGGCCCCGCCCGCCGGCCGCGGGAAAAAGTGAGCCCCTCCCGCCCCTTCATCCATCGCCCGATCGCCACGTCGTTGATCATGGCCGGCGTTCTCATCGCGGGGGCGCTCGGCTTCAAGCTGCTGCCCGTTTCGGCGCTCCCGCAGGTCGACTACCCGACCATTCAGGTCTTGACGTTCTATCCGGGCGCGTCCCCCGACGTGATGGCCTCGGCGGTCACGGCGCCGCTCGAGAGGCAGTTCGGCGAGGTCCCGGGGCTGAACCAGATGACGTCCAACAGCTCCGAAGGGAGCTCGGTGATCACGCTCCAGTTCGTCCTGAACCTGAACATCGACGTGGCCGAACAGGAAGTCCAGGCGGCGATCAATGCGGCGGGCACCTATCTCCCCGCGGACCTGCCGAATCCGCCCATCTACAGCAAGACGAACCCGGCCGACGCGCCGATCCTGACGCTCGCGCTCACGTCCCGGTCGCTCCCGCTCTCGAAGGTCGAAGACCTCGCCGACACCCGCTTCGCCCAGAAGATCTCGCAGCTCCCGGGCGTCGGTCTCGTGAGCATCTCCGGCGGACAGAAACCGGCGGTGCGGGTGCAGGTCAATCCGACGGCGCTCTCCTCCTACGGACTCGGGATGGAAGACGTGCGGACGGCGATCGCGCAGGCGAGCGTGAACCAGGCGAAGGGCACGTTCGACGGCGCCCGCCAGGCCTATTCGATCGAGGCGAACGACCAGCTCCTTTCGAGCGATCAGTACGGGCCGATCGTCGTGGCGTACCGCAACGGCGCGCCGGTCCGCCTCTCGGACGTGGCGAAGGTCGTGGACGGCGCGGAGAACGTCAAGCAGGCGGCCTGGATGAACACGACGCCGGCCGTCATCCTGAACATCCGCCGCCAGCCGGGCGCCAACATCATCAGCGTCGTCGACCGGGTCAAGAGCCTCCTGCCCCAGCTCCGGGCATCGCTCCCGGGCGCGGTGGAGGTCTCGATCCTGACCGACCGCACGACGACGATCCGCGCCTCGGTCCACGACGTGGAGTTCGAGCTGATGCTCGTGATCGCGCTCGTCGTGATGGTGATCTTCCTCTTCCTC encodes:
- a CDS encoding MdtA/MuxA family multidrug efflux RND transporter periplasmic adaptor subunit; this translates as MTLEQPELPPSEADSRPLLTAGSAPLRRSRRWLWVAVGVGVAFAAWLAFRGSGRKGDRSVASPGAKGASRTIPVTAVPAAAGNLAVYLNGLGTVTALNTVTVRTRVDGQLVDVAFREGQIVRRGDLLARIDPRPFEVQLAQAEGQKAKDRAALENARVDLKRYEVLAAQDAIPRQQLDTQVATVHQDEASVASDQGQVDAAKLNLTYSRITAPIGGRVGLRLVDPGNIVHAGDANGLLVITQLEPIAAVFTIPSDQLPPVLAKKRAGDSLEVDAWDREMKTKLAAGTLSAIDNQIDTSTGTVKLKAEFPNSDGALFPNQFVNARLLLDTLRNTTLVPAAAVQRSSESTFVWVVRPDSSVEMRPVQVVWTEGDETAVSRGLAPGEPVVVEGIDNLQPGAKVAVVRPGAPAPAAKAAPPAGRGKK
- a CDS encoding efflux RND transporter permease subunit; translation: MSPSRPFIHRPIATSLIMAGVLIAGALGFKLLPVSALPQVDYPTIQVLTFYPGASPDVMASAVTAPLERQFGEVPGLNQMTSNSSEGSSVITLQFVLNLNIDVAEQEVQAAINAAGTYLPADLPNPPIYSKTNPADAPILTLALTSRSLPLSKVEDLADTRFAQKISQLPGVGLVSISGGQKPAVRVQVNPTALSSYGLGMEDVRTAIAQASVNQAKGTFDGARQAYSIEANDQLLSSDQYGPIVVAYRNGAPVRLSDVAKVVDGAENVKQAAWMNTTPAVILNIRRQPGANIISVVDRVKSLLPQLRASLPGAVEVSILTDRTTTIRASVHDVEFELMLVIALVVMVIFLFLRTFAATVIPSVAVPLAIAGTFGAMYLLGYSLNNLTLMALTISTGFVVDDAIVMIENITRYIEQGEEPLPAALKGSEQIGFTILSLTVSLIAVLIPLLFMQDVVGRLFREFAVTLSVTILISAFVSLTLTPMMCARLLKHREASEQGRFYRASERWFARVIEFYGRTLAWVLEHRTATLVVAVATLLTTILLYVVIPKGFFPVQDTGVLLGISEASQSASFAEMSRRQQALARVILEDPAVAGLSSFIGVDGTNTTINSGRI